In Oreochromis aureus strain Israel breed Guangdong linkage group 9, ZZ_aureus, whole genome shotgun sequence, the genomic window acatacacaaataaaataataaaagcttCACTTTATCCTATGAGTATGTTTGTTCACATAtttaacagacagaaaaaatgtgTAAACCTGCAAGACGAACACACTATAGATCaaatatctttttattttttaaaagagtgGAGGcgtcaggcaggaggaaaagaggagaagcagagaggaggttcatagatgtagtgaaggaggacatgcagagggtttgTGTGACAGGAGGACACTAGGGATAGGAttagatggaggcagatgatcaaCCATCGAACTCAAAAGATGCCAGAAACACTTCATGTACATAGACAACAGTGCCACCTATTGGtcaaacattaaacaaaaaagtgtgtgtaGTCAAAGTCAAAGCAACAACAGATCATCTCCGTCAAACTAAGTAAATAGGTAAAGCAGAAGATAAGAATGAGTCAATATTTAGTTCACCTGAACTGTTTCTCTTCACACATGAATTGGATCAGTCCTTCCTCATCCGGCTCGTTCCACTTCAGCTCCACTGTAGAACAATCCACCACTTCTGGCTTCAAAAACAAACCCCTGGCTTCTTTGTACAGCCAGTCTTCTGGAGCAGGGTGCTTCTGCATAAAGACAAGcattgcgcacacacacagaatcagAACCGGCACCTCGCTCAGCTGACCTGCACTACAGATTACAGCAACCTTCAACTTACATTGGAATCAATGTTCTCTAGAATCTCTTCGATGCTACCGTGCTGTTTGATGAGGTCGATTGCTCTCTTTGGGCCGATCCCCTTGATAGTGCCGCAGTAGTCACAGCCCAACAGAATACACAGGTCAATGAACTGGGATGGAGTACAGAAAGGAGTAAATAGCAAGAAAGACTGAGATCAATGTTGTGTTTAAAGCTCCACAGCACAAACATCTGATAGCCAGGAGAGTACCACCACATTTCTTTGAACAAACAGCACAGCATGCTGACATGCACCAGGTGATAGCTGTGTCATCATGAGAGAAGTACGGGAAGTGCTTCAGATTTAAAGAGAAACTTATTTATCTAAAATTTGTTCAAGACAGGAAAAGAACACTTTACCTGTTCATTGGTCAGGCCGATGTCCTGCAGGATGCGACTGAAGTGGAACTCTTGAATAGGAAGTTTCCtgaaacaataataaacagcttgTAGTTGACTATTTATGTTGCATGGCGACTATCAAACTACCAAATCCTAAAACCTCATAACTTGGTTCAAATTTATGAATTGGAAGTGTGAACTTATTCATTTGAACCATctcatatacacatatatttatatggCAAACATAAATCTGATGTAGAATTAAGGCAACAACTTTAGGTCATTTCCACTCTGCTAATATCTCTGTCAAAGGTGATGCCGGTTCATACTTTGCTTCACTGGCCGTGAGATGTCTGAGAAGGATGTTTGTCCCAAAGGTCAGCCCGTCCATATCCTCTGTTGCCGTGGCAAACACCTTCCCTGCTTTAACCAGAGCAGCACAGCTGGCCTCAGCTTCACATGGAGCCTTtaaggaaatgaaaaaaataaattaaattacatcTAACAGAATGGTACACACAATCTGTCTTAATGCAACTACCTCAAACTGCACTGCAGAATCCCAATTCATGTATATTTTTAAGCTTTAGGcataatttaattacatttctgtctttctgtgtgaaTGACCCCAGCTGGACTGTATAACTGTAACTTGGTAAGGGTAAGAGGATAAGAAGCCTGTAACATTGTAGGAACActaaaacacaaatcattcatgggAGGGATGTCTCCAAACTGTGTAATAACTGTGCAAATATTCTTGATGCCACAAGAATGTGTAGAAATAGAAATCTCACCTCAATGTAAGGCACTCCCATCAGGGTCAGGAGCTTCTTACACTCATCATTATGCTGCTTCGTGACTTTAACCAGACGCTTAGTGAACTTGTCAATGTTCTCTTGCTCCCCTGgtttgagagagaaaaacatccaATTAGACTTTCATGCCCAAAGTAAAACATGTTCACAGACTTTCCTATAATACTTGTGATATAGTCTGAGTCCAAGTGTGGTTTAAAAACTAGCAACTTCCAACAACCCCCCAGAAAAGTCTTTACCAATTTCTTGGGCCTGGGCAAGCATCTTCTCAGCTTCGGCTCTCCTCTCCCCTCTTTTCTCAAGCTGGAAGATGAAGACACGAGCAGAATAAGAGAGAGCTGTCAgtacaaatgtttccatttgcaGATGGGTGAGGGCCAGAGGAAATCCTTACTCACCTCTGCTGACTTGAGCTGTGGGGGCTTGCCGTCAAACACATACACAGGTTTGATTCCATGTTCCAACATGCGAATGGTGCGGTAGAACATTCCCATTAAGTGGCTTGAAGAAAGGAGTAAAGGCAAAAATCATTCCTGTGTGTTCAGACCTAAGTTACAAATCACTGAGGTTAAACAGAGGAACTACTGCATCTATGAAGGATCTACAATTAGGTCTTCTTattcaattttaaatgtttattgttGCAGCAGTACCTTGTTGTCTCTCCATCTTCATTCTGCAGAACGTTACCATCTTGTCGCACAGCGATCAGAAACTGGTAGATGCACATAGAGGCATCAATAGCAATTTTCCTGCCTACAGAAGGTGAAAAGAGGTGCTCATTCAACAATGACATAAAGAGTTAGCATTCCATCATGCATACTACATACTGTATGTTGCAACAAATTGAGGGTAGACTGAAACTCATGCATCACTGATGTATAAGGAGTGTAATCTGGAACAGTTACCAAAGTAGTTCTTTATGTCTTGCTCTTTAATGGCACCAGGGGCCTGGTCAGCAATTAGCTTGGCAAGTCCGTGTATTCCCATTGTGTCAGAAAatctgagaaaaaaagagagagagagtgaagctCTGTGGTTAACATGCTGTGTCATTTCCATCCCCACTGCATTTCACAAAGGCCCCTATCACTGGTACAGGTCGGGTCTGCAGAAGCTTGAGAAAACAAAGAGGTCACAGTACAAGTTGTTTACAAATAtgaagctcttttttttttttaacggaGGCTTGATGTCAATTAAAAGACGAGCTCCGCCTCATTTGTTATCTCTCAGCAATGTGTGTGCCAGGTTTGTGAATTTACAATGATCTTTAAATCGACGAGTTCATGTAAGCAAACTGCCGAGCAGAAATGTATCCTGGCTTTGATCTACTAGTGTGTACCAGCTGACTTTAATGAAAATGCCACAGGATGCAGCAATCTACTATCAAAGTTAGCTTGCAGGTTATATATTGTTAACATTTACAACGGACTCACCAATTTAGTAAAACACCTCAGCTCGTGCAGCCGCTCCACGTCCTAGCGCGCGAGGAACTGACTGTTTCGCGGGAAATCAAATAGCAGGCATTTTCTATCGATCTACCGAGCGCCTCACTTCCAGGTACTCCGAAAAACCGTGCATCGATAGTGCAAGGTTGATTAATCAGCCCTGAGTTCCGACACGGAAGACCCGCAAAGGCACTGATTGGTTATTTACTGTTGAAGGAAATCCGGTTTATaggaaaaagggggaaaaaataacacCGTCGAAAGCCGCGAACTCCCACCTTTTAGTTCATAATTTCCAGAGGCGTTAAAGACCGTAAATACTCCACGTTTATTTTACATTGCTTGTGAGTTAAATTTGTCACCGGCTGGGATTAACCGGTAAGATTTCAGGTGTATTCTTGTTTCTCCGCCCACTCCGGAAAACTCAGCCGAGTCGtcgttatttttattttctaaggTGACGTGGAGTCGGAGCTCTTCTTCTTCGTCCACactggcccatgtgtgaataaaaGTACTCAGTGTACCCGGATATGAACGTAGTGATATTACGTTGACACAAGATATCAAGAATTTCCAAGATGCTCGGCTGTAAGGCTGAATCTTCACACTGAGCTCCACTGTAGCGGAGAAGAGAGCAGCCTGCTGGGGCCTGGAGTCCAAAGAAGCCGGCGGACAGACAGATTTTGTTGGATCTGGAGCATCGGGACGGACGAACGGTAGATCCGATTGTGCTGATTTCGTTGTTGTAGTCTTTTTTAGCGAGCATGTGCTTATTTGGAGTAAAACAGCGTTGATGTGGATGAGTCGCTTGTTTTACTTAAATTAAGGAGGCCCCCTTTGATTATAATCATGCTGCTGTCCACAGAAACAGGACACAGCTTGTAGTGTAGCGACCTTGCTCTTACTGCTTACTGCAGTTGTTGTATATACTATTACTTATCTCACTGTGTGAGGCATTTCTGCGTGTTTGCTGCTATTATTCATTCAACTGATTTAACTCTTTTGGCTTGAGTCTTTCTGAATACTTCGTGGGCTTCGTATGTAGTCTTGTAATCAGTAAAAAGTTCAGATGTGCATAGAGCTGTGATGCTATTCTTTAGTTCGTCACAAGGGACGATCAAAAAGTGATCTGGCTTATGTCAAAGGCATTGCAACCTTACCATTCAGACCAAATTTGCATTGCTGTGAAATTCAACACTAATGCCACATCAGCAATAATTCTAGGTCGCCCTTCTAAAGTTCTCCTTCTATCACTTGCATAAAAAAATGTGAGGATTGTGGTTTTTCTGGAAATGTAGTTGATAGGGAACACGTTTGTGTGCTTTGTAGAGTATGCAAATGAAAGGGGAGCCGTGGCATTGTATCATCATGCGTCACCATTCCAACGCAAACTTAATACATGTTCATATGCAAGTTAAGCATACCATGAACACTAATGTTTGTCTAATATGCTTTGAAATTGAAAGCAACTCTGAAACTCTGCACCTGGATGAAAACTGTCCCTCTGAGCAATGTTacttattttctgctcttataaaCTCCAACAGACAAACTGACAGTGCTTATTTGATCCCAAACCCTCTTTTGGGCTGATGAAACTGATGAAATGCATTGCAATTCACTGTGGTTACACAGCATCTGTGTTTGAGCCAGTTTCatcattttctgctgtgtttgttaACACAGCGCAGGAGTGACGTTGCATAAAATTATGCAGTTATACCTCTCCGTGTTAAGATAATTACGTGTCACATTAGAAGTGCACAAAAGTGAGAGACAGGCTAGCTTAAAATAAACCTGAACTGATAAGCTGTCGTGTTTTCAACAGGGGCCATGCATCGTGGAACAGGACGCACGTCAGGTGGCTGTCAGAGGATGATGGTGCTGCACTCTGTCTTGATCCTGTTCTCGTTCTTAGGCTGGGCCCTTGGCTACAAGCAGGGAGACAATGTGACTCTTTATGTCAACAAAGTGGGCCCTTATCATAACCCCCAGGAGACATATCACTATTACACATTGCCTGTTTGCAGGCCGGAGAAGGTCAGTATTAGTTCTGTGTCACTGCGTGGTGTTGGTCTGTTGTAACAAAACAGAAGAACTGGAGACATGTAGATGAGAGTGTAATGATAATATCTAAATCTCAGGACTTACGTCTCCAGTTcctgtgaaaatatttttaagaaaagACTTTGCTATGTTATATTTTATCCCATATCTGTTTGTTTCTACTTGAGGGTGTAATATTGAGGTGAAGTGTTACTCCCAACCACAAAATCTGAAAATGCGTATTAATTCATGTTGAGTAAAGAAGTGTCTTTTTTATAGAAAGATCATGgcattttcttgtaaaaatgtGATCAAAATGACATCCTGAAACATGAgagtaataaaaatgttttaattttgtgtaaCTGATTTGCTGTTAAGAATTCACACATTTCACCAAAACACAAGCTTTTTCTTTAAGTTGATAGTTTATTTCATGGCTCGCAGGTTTAAGAGAAAAGCCATTATTGGAAGTTTGATTGTGTTGGTAGCAGTGGAGCCTGCATTTTCAAAGGCAGCAGTAACATTGTATTAACATTGTATCGATTTTTATTTAGCTAACAGTTTTGAAATAACTGCTCTCAGAATTATGATCACCTAATttggcactttttaaaaaaaaacatcctgtaTATTAAATGCTAATACTTCTTTCATCAGGTGCATCATAAGTCTCTGAGCCTGGGAGAAGTGCTGGATGGTGACAGAATGGCAGAGTCTTTATATTACATCCGCTTCAGAGAGAACGTGGAGAAAAAAGCTCTCTGCCAGCTCACTCTTTCAGAAAAACAGGTATTTACAGGAGTAAATTTGTAATAGTTAACATGCCTAACATCAGAAAACTGGTTGGTAATAAACTGCAAACATTCAAAGCTTTGACCAGCACCACTGTGAGGATTTTCAGCCAcgtaaaaatgaaacaaaaatgctATTCTACTCCTCAACTTAAAAGCCAAATATCTACCCAACCAACTAATATCCAAAATATCAAatacaggtccttctcaaaaaatttgcatattgtgataaagttcattattttctgtaatgtactgataaacattagactttcatatattttagattcattacacacaactgaagtagtcCAAGCCTtccattgttttaatattgatgattcTGGCATACAgctcatgaaaacccaaaattcctatctcaaaaaattagcatatcatGAAAAGGTTCTCTAAACGAGCTATTAACCTAATCATCTGAATCAACGAATTAACtctaaacacctgcaaaagatTCCTGAGGCTTGTAAAAACTCCCAGCCTGGTTCATTACTCAAAACCGGAATCATGGGTAAGACTGCCGACCTGACTGCTGTCCAGAACGCCATCATTGACACCCTCAAACAAGAGGgtaagacacagaaagaaatttcTGAACGAATAGGCTGTTCCCAGAGTGCTGTATCAAGGCACCTCAGTGGGAagtctgtgggaaggaaaaagtgtgGCAGAAAACGCTGCACAACGAGAAGAGGTGACCGGACCCTGAGGAAGATTGTGGAGAAGGACCGATTCCAGACCTTGGGGGACCTGCGGAAGCAGTGAACTGAGTCTGGAGTAGAAACATCCAGAGCCACCGTGCACAGGCGTGTGCAGGATATGGGCTACAGGTGCCGCATTCCCCAGGTCAAGCCACTTTTGAACCAGAAACAGCGGCAGAAGCGCCTGACCTGGGCTACAGAGAAGCAGCACTGGACTGTTGCTCAGTGGTCCAAAGTACTTTTTTCGGATGAAAGcaacttttgcatgtcattcGGAAATCAAGGTGCCAGAGTCTGGAGGAAGACTGGGGAGAGGGAAATGCCAAAATGCCTGAAGTCCAGAGTCAAGTACCCACAGTCAGTAATGGTCTGGGGTGCCATGTCAGCTGCTGGTGttggtccactgtgttttatcaagGGCAGGGTCAATGCAGCTAGCTATCAGGAGATTTTGGAGCACTTCATGCTtccatctgctgaaaagctttatggagatgaagatttcatttttcagcacgacCTGGCACCTGCTCACAGTGCCAAAACCACTGGTAAATGGTTTACTGACCATGGTATTACTGTGCTCAATTGCCCTGCCAACTCTCCTGACCTGAACCCCATAGAGAATCTGTGGGATATTGTGAAGAGAAAGTTGAGAGACCCAAGACCCAACACTCTGGATGAGCTTAAGGCCGCTATCGAAGCATCCTGGGCCTCCATAACAAATCAGCAGTACCACAGGCTGATTGCCTCCATGCCGCGCCGCATTGAAGCagtcatttctgcaaaaggattcCGGACCAAGTATTGCGTCCATAACTGAACATAATTATTTGAAGgttgactttttttgtattaaaaacacttttcttttattggtcGGATGacatatgctaattttttgagataagaattttgggttttcatgagcTGTATGCCAAAataatcaatattaaaacaatgaaaggcttgaactacttcagttgtgtgtaatgaatctaaaatatatggaagtctaatgtttatcagtacattacagaaaataatgaactttatcacgatatgctaattttttgagacgGACCTGTATATGGGTAAAGctactcaccagccactttgaTGGGTGCACCTGTTCAACTACTTGTTAAAGCAaacatctaatcagccaatcaaatgTCAGCAATTCATTGCATTTTGG contains:
- the fen1 gene encoding flap endonuclease 1 — translated: MGIHGLAKLIADQAPGAIKEQDIKNYFGRKIAIDASMCIYQFLIAVRQDGNVLQNEDGETTSHLMGMFYRTIRMLEHGIKPVYVFDGKPPQLKSAELEKRGERRAEAEKMLAQAQEIGEQENIDKFTKRLVKVTKQHNDECKKLLTLMGVPYIEAPCEAEASCAALVKAGKVFATATEDMDGLTFGTNILLRHLTASEAKKLPIQEFHFSRILQDIGLTNEQFIDLCILLGCDYCGTIKGIGPKRAIDLIKQHGSIEEILENIDSNKHPAPEDWLYKEARGLFLKPEVVDCSTVELKWNEPDEEGLIQFMCEEKQFSEDRIRNGCKKIVKSRQGSTQGRLDSFFTVTGSLSSKRKEPEIKGSAKKKQKTGATPGKFKKAK